One window of Dendropsophus ebraccatus isolate aDenEbr1 chromosome 13, aDenEbr1.pat, whole genome shotgun sequence genomic DNA carries:
- the DLL4 gene encoding delta-like protein 4, with amino-acid sequence MERSVVWAVVLLGLQQVGGSGVFQLRLDGFVNSNGSLADGGSCLPGCRTFFKVCLKHYQSVLSPGPCTFGSVITPVLETPAIPERLISLPFNFTWPKTFSLIIEAFHKPTGSGQGEVLISDFVIQKPLNVGEAWSSDTKTGKRNTQLKYSYRVVCSENYYGESCSRLCKPRDDRFGHYVCQSDGVIACLKGWKGEYCTKPICLDGCSEQNGFCNSPGECSCRPGWQGRYCNECIPHNGCRHGTCQVPWQCTCDEGWGGLFCDQDLNYCTHHKPCKNGATCMNTGQGSYTCSCRPGYTGVNCDEKINECDSNPCRNGGSCTDGESGYVCECPQGYYGTHCEHSVLNCADSPCFNGGTCREREMGASYACQCPLGYTGSNCEKKMDRCISNPCLNGGQCQILNYKQFCRCRSGYTGPTCATNMNVCARNPCSNGGTCYDDSGNYGCICPQGFTGNTCNIKITDQCGANPCKNGGSCSVTPYENNIACHCASGFMGSHCEFPVEKRQKDWDFPWLAVFLGAGMVGLLVLLCMIFIVVRHFRQKPMEDTRTMNNLSDFQKDNLIPASQLKNINKKKELEVDCGLEKSNYKLKNHPLDCNLANGLIGGVIYGVGKADKFHNSEKCLEEEKFPLRLHSEKPQCRISTICSPRDSMYQSIYVIAEERNECVIATEV; translated from the exons ATGGAGCGCAGTGTTGTATGGGCTGTGGTGCTCCTGGGCTTGCAGCAG GTCGGCGGCTCCGGGGTCTTCCAGCTCAGACTGGACGGCTTTGTGAACAGTAACGGGAGCCTGGCGGACGGGGGGTCGTGTCTACCGGGCTGCCGGACCTTCTTCAAGGTGTGCCTGAAGCATTACCAGTCCGTGCTGTCCCCGGGACCGTGCACCTTCGGCAGCGTCATCACCCCGGTGCTGGAGACCCCCGCCATACCGGAGCGCCTCATCAGCCTGCCCTTCAACTTCACCTGGCCG aaAACCTTCTCTCTGATCATTGAAGCGTTCCACAAACCAACAG GTTCCGGCCAAGGGGAAGTATTGATCAGCGATTTTGTCATCCAGAAACCCCTTAATGTGGGTGAAGCCTGGTCCAGCGATACCAAGACGGGGAAAAGGAACACCCAGCTGAAATACTCCTATCGTGTggtctgcagcgagaactactaCGGAGAGAGCTGTTCTAGGCTCTGCAAGCCCCGCGACGACCGGTTCGGACACTATGTCTGCCAATCTGATGGCGTCATTGCCTGTCTGAAGGGATGGAAAGGAGAATACTGCACAAAAC CAATCTGTCtggacggctgcagcgagcaaAATGGTTTCTGCAACAGCCCCGGGGAATGCTC TTGCCGCCCAGGATGGCAGGGCCGATACTGCAATGAGTGTATTCCCCATAATGGCTGTAGACATGGAACGTGCCAAGTCCCATGGCAGTGCACCTGTGATGAAGGCTGGGGGGGTCTCTTCTGCGACCAGG ATCTaaactactgcacccaccataaGCCCTGCAAAAACGGAGCCACCTGTATGAACACCGGCCAGGGGAGTTACACCTGCTCCTGCCGGCCTGGATACACCGGGGTGAATTGTGATGAGAAGATCAATGAATGTGACAGTAATCCCTGCAGAAATGGTGGCAGCTGCACG GATGGAGAAAGCGGCTACGTCTGCGAATGTCCCCAAGGATACTACGGAACCCACTGCGAGCACAGCGTATTGAATTGTGCCGATTCCCCCTGCTTTAATGGCGGCACATGCAGAGAGCGGGAAATGGGGGCCAGCTATGCCTGTCAGTGCCCGCTGGGGTATACAGGTTCTAACTGCGAAAAGAAAATGGACCGGTGTATCAGCAATCCCTGTCTGAACG GGGGTCAGTGCCAAATCCTAAATTACAAGCAGTTTTGCCGCTGTCGCTCAGGATACACCGGCCCGACGTGTGCAACCAATATGAACGTATGCGCGAGGAATCCCTGCTCCAATGGAGGGACCTGCTACGACGACAGCGGCAACTACGGCTGCATCTGTCCTCAAGGCTTCACCGGGAATACGTGCAACATCAAAATCACCGACCAATGTGGCGCCAACCCCTGCAAGAACGGAGGATCGTGCAGCGTTACGCCTTACGAGAATAACATCGCCTGTCATTGTGCGTCCGGCTTCATGGGAAGCCACTGCGAGTTTCCAGTGGAGAAGCGTCAGAAGGACTGGGACTTCCCTTGGTTGGCGGTCTTCTTGGGGGCCGGGATGGTGGGGCTCCTGGTCTTGTTGTGTATGATCTTTATCGTGGTGAGGCATTTCCGCCAGAAGCCGATGGAGGACACGAGGACGATGAATAACTTATCGGATTTCCAGAAAGATAACTTAATCCCGGCTTCACAGCTCAAAAACATTAACAAAAAGAAGGAGCTGGAGGTGGACTGCGGCCTAGAGAAATCCAACTATAAGCTGAAAAACCACCCGTTAGACTGTAACCTCGCCAATGGCCTCATCGGGGGGGTCATCTACGGGGTGGGGAAGGCCGACAAGTTTCACAATAGTGAAAAGTGCTTAGAGGAAGAAAAGTTCCCTCTCCGTCTACACAG TGAAAAGCCACAATGTAGAATATCCACTATATGTTCCCCGAGAGATTCAATGTACCAGTCTATTTATGTGATAGCAGAAGAACGGAACGAATGTGTGATAGCTACAGAG GTGTAA